From a single Natronorubrum tibetense GA33 genomic region:
- a CDS encoding acetyl-CoA carboxylase biotin carboxylase subunit, whose protein sequence is MFRKVLVANRGEIAVRVMRACEELNIGTVAVYSDADSDGGHVRYADEAYNVGPARAADSYLDHEAVIDAARRADADAIHPGYGFLAENAEFASKVEAAEGITWIGPQSDAMESLGEKTKARTIMNEADVPIVPGTTDPVTDPEEVKTFGEEHGYPIAIKAEGGGGGRGMKVVWDESEVEDQLESAQREGEAYFDNDSVYLERYLEQPRHIEVQIVADHHGNVRHLGERDCSLQRRHQKVIEEGPSAALSDELREKIGEAARRGVSAAEYTNAGTVEFLVEEEEREPGELLGPDANFYFLEVNTRIQVEHTVTEEITGIDIVKRQIRVAAGEEIDFEQDEVDIDGHAMEFRINAENAANDFAPATGGTLETYDPPGGVGVRMDDALRQGDDLVTDYDSMIAKLVVWGEDRDECIERSLRALREYEIEGIPTIIPFHRLMLTDEEFVASTHTTKYLDEEIDESRIEEAQVQWGGDIGDGGSGDDEETVEREFTVEVNGKRFEVELEEHGAPAIPAGDVDVGGGAQPPQPAGGDSGGADLEGSGETVDAEMQGTILDVNVEEGDEVAAGDVLVVLEAMKMENDIVASKGGTVTEIAVEEDQSVDMGDVLVVLE, encoded by the coding sequence ATGTTCAGGAAGGTTCTCGTCGCGAACCGAGGGGAGATCGCTGTTCGAGTGATGCGAGCGTGCGAGGAGTTGAATATCGGCACGGTTGCCGTCTACTCCGACGCCGACTCGGACGGCGGACACGTCCGCTACGCCGACGAAGCGTACAACGTCGGCCCGGCCCGGGCGGCGGACTCGTATCTCGATCACGAGGCCGTCATCGACGCCGCACGTCGCGCGGACGCCGACGCGATTCACCCCGGCTACGGCTTCCTCGCAGAGAACGCCGAGTTCGCGAGCAAAGTCGAAGCCGCAGAGGGGATCACCTGGATCGGTCCACAGAGCGACGCGATGGAGTCGTTGGGCGAGAAGACCAAGGCGCGGACGATAATGAACGAGGCCGACGTGCCGATCGTTCCCGGCACGACCGACCCCGTCACCGATCCCGAGGAGGTCAAAACGTTCGGCGAGGAACACGGCTACCCGATCGCTATCAAGGCCGAAGGCGGCGGTGGCGGCCGCGGGATGAAGGTCGTCTGGGACGAAAGCGAAGTCGAGGACCAACTCGAGAGCGCCCAGCGCGAGGGCGAGGCCTACTTCGACAACGACTCGGTCTATCTCGAGCGATACCTCGAACAGCCACGTCACATCGAAGTCCAGATCGTCGCCGACCACCACGGCAACGTCCGCCACCTCGGGGAGCGCGACTGTTCGCTCCAGCGGCGTCACCAAAAGGTCATCGAGGAGGGGCCGTCGGCGGCCCTCTCGGACGAACTGCGCGAGAAGATCGGCGAGGCCGCCCGTCGGGGCGTCTCCGCCGCGGAGTACACCAACGCCGGTACCGTCGAGTTCCTCGTCGAGGAGGAAGAGCGCGAGCCGGGCGAACTGCTCGGACCCGACGCCAACTTCTACTTCCTCGAGGTCAACACCCGAATTCAGGTCGAACACACCGTCACCGAGGAGATCACGGGCATCGATATCGTCAAGCGCCAGATTCGAGTCGCCGCCGGCGAGGAGATCGACTTCGAGCAGGACGAAGTCGACATCGACGGCCACGCGATGGAGTTCCGAATCAACGCCGAGAACGCGGCCAACGACTTTGCGCCGGCGACCGGCGGCACGTTAGAGACGTACGACCCACCGGGCGGCGTCGGCGTCCGCATGGATGATGCCCTGCGACAGGGCGACGACCTCGTCACCGACTACGACTCGATGATCGCGAAACTCGTCGTCTGGGGCGAGGACCGCGACGAGTGTATCGAGCGCTCGCTGCGCGCCCTGCGGGAGTACGAGATCGAAGGGATCCCGACGATCATTCCGTTCCACCGTCTGATGCTGACCGACGAGGAGTTCGTCGCGAGCACGCACACGACGAAGTATCTCGACGAGGAGATCGACGAGAGCCGCATCGAGGAGGCCCAGGTACAGTGGGGCGGCGACATCGGCGACGGCGGAAGCGGTGACGACGAGGAGACCGTCGAACGCGAGTTCACCGTCGAGGTCAACGGCAAGCGCTTCGAGGTCGAACTCGAGGAACACGGCGCGCCCGCCATCCCGGCCGGCGACGTCGACGTCGGCGGCGGTGCCCAACCGCCACAGCCCGCGGGCGGGGACAGCGGCGGAGCAGACCTCGAGGGCAGCGGCGAGACGGTCGACGCAGAGATGCAGGGGACGATCCTCGACGTGAACGTCGAGGAAGGCGACGAGGTTGCCGCCGGCGACGTGCTCGTCGTCCTTGAGGCGATGAAGATGGAGAACGACATCGTTGCCTCCAAGGGCGGCACCGTCACCGAGATCGCCGTCGAGGAAGACCAGAGCGTGGATATGGGCGACGTGCTGGTCGTCCTCGAGTAG
- a CDS encoding Htur_1727 family rSAM-partnered candidate RiPP, with the protein MVEKARRERVATDDRGNPTQQWDVFCRDEPDEPLRHVGSVAAASGTEAHEHASRLFGWSAVDVWLCPADDVERYSTRGLESDADEPHDRDDPDERDEPRVYEETEGEARDEEKRVTDA; encoded by the coding sequence ATGGTCGAGAAGGCACGACGAGAGCGCGTAGCTACCGATGATCGGGGAAATCCGACACAGCAGTGGGACGTGTTCTGCCGGGACGAGCCCGACGAGCCGCTGCGTCACGTCGGCAGTGTGGCCGCCGCAAGCGGGACGGAAGCCCACGAACACGCCTCGAGGCTGTTCGGCTGGTCCGCCGTCGACGTCTGGCTCTGTCCGGCCGACGACGTGGAGCGCTACTCGACGCGGGGGCTCGAGTCGGACGCGGACGAACCGCACGACCGAGACGACCCCGACGAGCGCGACGAACCGCGCGTTTACGAGGAGACCGAAGGCGAAGCGCGCGATGAGGAGAAACGGGTGACCGACGCGTGA
- a CDS encoding TIGR04347 family pseudo-SAM/SPASM protein: MISISKLLCDLDAEGDGLRYDAAADSSKPQITEDKQRRPVVVWNATRRCNLYCSHCYAGADLEAAPGEFSTGEAKTFLAQLADYGAPVVLFSGGEPLVREDLVELVDHAADLGLRPVLSSNGTLLTREKAAALRDAGLQYAGISVDGLPERNDRFRGQDGAFEAAVRGIENCLEVGLKTGLRYTITEANAPDLEGVVDLLAEKGLDRFCFYHLDYGGRGADIVDIDLSPEKKREAVERVADLTLDYHDRGEEIETLLVGNYADAAFLVEYAREEFGEAKAQAVYDHLERNGGDPTGERIADVDYAGNVHLTQFWQGYSLGNVRDRPFGEIWEDESNPLLHALRNREEHLTGTCADCQYQSICRGGSRLRALATTGDLFAPDPQCYLHEGERRGDNHVSGGVAD, encoded by the coding sequence GTGATCTCGATCAGCAAACTCCTCTGTGACCTCGACGCCGAAGGGGACGGCCTGCGCTACGACGCTGCGGCCGACTCCTCGAAGCCCCAGATCACCGAGGACAAACAGCGCAGGCCGGTCGTCGTCTGGAACGCAACCCGGCGGTGTAACCTCTACTGCTCGCACTGTTACGCCGGCGCGGATCTCGAGGCCGCGCCGGGCGAGTTCTCGACGGGCGAGGCGAAGACGTTCCTCGCACAACTCGCCGACTACGGGGCCCCCGTCGTGCTCTTTTCGGGGGGCGAACCGCTCGTTCGCGAGGATCTGGTCGAACTCGTCGATCACGCCGCGGATCTCGGTCTCCGGCCGGTGCTCTCCTCGAACGGCACGCTGCTCACGCGCGAGAAAGCCGCGGCGCTGCGGGACGCTGGACTCCAGTACGCCGGCATCTCGGTCGACGGACTTCCCGAACGAAACGACCGATTCCGAGGGCAAGACGGCGCGTTCGAGGCCGCCGTCCGCGGCATCGAGAACTGTCTCGAAGTCGGGCTCAAGACCGGGCTACGGTACACGATCACCGAGGCCAACGCGCCCGATCTCGAGGGCGTCGTCGACTTGCTCGCCGAGAAGGGGCTCGACCGGTTCTGTTTCTACCACCTCGATTACGGCGGCCGCGGGGCCGATATCGTCGATATCGATCTCTCTCCCGAAAAGAAACGCGAGGCCGTCGAGCGAGTCGCGGACCTCACGCTCGACTACCACGACCGCGGCGAGGAGATCGAGACCCTGTTGGTGGGCAACTACGCCGACGCCGCCTTCCTCGTCGAGTACGCCCGCGAGGAGTTCGGCGAGGCGAAAGCGCAGGCCGTCTACGACCACCTCGAGCGAAACGGCGGCGACCCGACGGGCGAGCGAATCGCCGACGTCGACTACGCGGGCAACGTCCACCTAACCCAGTTCTGGCAGGGCTACAGCCTCGGCAACGTCCGGGATCGGCCGTTCGGCGAGATCTGGGAGGACGAGTCGAACCCGCTCTTACACGCGCTTCGCAATCGCGAGGAGCACCTCACTGGGACGTGTGCGGACTGTCAGTACCAGTCGATCTGTCGCGGCGGCTCCCGACTGCGTGCGCTGGCAACTACCGGCGATCTGTTCGCCCCCGATCCGCAGTGTTACCTCCACGAGGGCGAACGGCGCGGCGATAACCACGTTTCCGGCGGCGTCGCGGACTGA
- a CDS encoding MoaD/ThiS family protein, with protein MIAEQVHQDAREQERGQTTVTVRCTGHVRDAVGTHELEYTFAGDRLRDFLEAFFAEYDVEEMLIAETEAEATAHGWARAPEELPGTWRKNPEGEQTRAFARVCINGRFNEHFEGLETELEEGDRVALIYPFMFCC; from the coding sequence ATGATCGCCGAGCAGGTTCACCAAGACGCGCGAGAACAGGAGCGAGGGCAAACGACCGTCACCGTCCGCTGCACCGGCCACGTTCGCGACGCCGTGGGTACCCACGAACTCGAGTACACCTTCGCGGGCGACCGGCTTCGAGATTTCCTCGAGGCCTTTTTCGCCGAGTACGACGTCGAGGAGATGCTTATCGCGGAAACCGAAGCGGAGGCGACCGCCCACGGCTGGGCGCGTGCGCCCGAGGAACTGCCCGGCACCTGGCGCAAGAACCCCGAAGGCGAGCAAACCCGAGCGTTCGCTCGCGTCTGCATCAACGGCCGGTTCAACGAACATTTCGAGGGGCTCGAGACCGAACTCGAGGAGGGCGACCGCGTGGCCCTCATCTACCCGTTCATGTTCTGTTGCTGA
- a CDS encoding HalOD1 output domain-containing protein, with product MLLSVDRSDTAAVHSVSFDVIAAIADREGVDPMDIEPPEYEALYDAINPEALDALFAPREDGSPRASGRVEFPFCGYLVVVSSDGDVDVEELDNGR from the coding sequence ATGCTACTCTCAGTCGACCGATCGGATACTGCTGCAGTCCACTCAGTCAGTTTTGATGTAATTGCCGCAATAGCCGACCGTGAGGGTGTCGACCCGATGGATATCGAACCGCCGGAGTACGAAGCGCTGTACGATGCGATCAACCCGGAAGCCCTCGATGCACTTTTTGCACCGCGGGAGGACGGGAGCCCTCGAGCCTCCGGTCGCGTCGAATTCCCGTTCTGTGGCTATCTGGTCGTCGTCTCGAGTGATGGTGACGTGGACGTCGAAGAACTGGACAACGGCCGATAA
- a CDS encoding acyl-CoA thioesterase encodes MNEAFDEKDDQDIGYECEIGIDVRLRDLDFMGHVNNAIYATFLEEAREAYFEEIIGVSLTDIGTVIASLTIDYVRPIESDAEVTVAVGVSKLGTSSLTMAYEIRADGEPAATARTVQVLVDRETGQSEPIPSEWRTRIDGAGD; translated from the coding sequence ATGAACGAAGCGTTCGACGAGAAAGACGATCAAGACATCGGCTACGAGTGCGAGATCGGTATCGACGTTCGCCTCCGCGATCTCGATTTCATGGGCCACGTTAACAACGCGATCTACGCGACGTTCCTCGAGGAGGCCCGAGAGGCGTACTTCGAGGAGATCATCGGCGTCTCCCTGACCGACATCGGAACCGTGATCGCGAGCCTTACAATCGACTACGTTCGGCCGATCGAGAGCGATGCCGAGGTCACCGTCGCCGTAGGCGTGTCGAAACTGGGAACCTCGAGTCTGACGATGGCGTACGAGATTCGAGCCGACGGCGAACCGGCCGCGACGGCGCGAACGGTCCAGGTGCTCGTCGATCGAGAGACGGGGCAGTCCGAACCGATTCCGAGCGAGTGGCGGACTCGAATCGACGGGGCCGGCGACTGA
- a CDS encoding ribonuclease H-like domain-containing protein yields the protein MRIENSFIPVRGVGETTERKLWQQGITHWDEFDGSVVGDTVADRIESFIEEGRTHLERGDVSVFTEALPAASRWRCYENVRENTCFLDIETTGLDASRNDVTTVSVHRGGETKTFVQGRDLTGQRLEDELETSSLLVTFNGQRFDVPFLETCYDIDVMTPHVDLMYPCKKIGLDGGLKAIEKDLGIDRDMPDLSGRDAVRLWHEYERGDEAALETLVEYNRADTKNMEPLMEIVTDRLHETVFEAACAGE from the coding sequence GTGCGAATCGAGAACAGTTTCATTCCCGTCCGCGGCGTCGGGGAAACCACCGAACGCAAGCTGTGGCAACAGGGGATCACCCACTGGGACGAGTTCGACGGCAGCGTCGTCGGCGACACGGTCGCCGACCGGATCGAGTCGTTCATCGAGGAGGGCCGAACCCACCTCGAGCGCGGCGACGTCTCCGTCTTCACGGAAGCGCTGCCGGCGGCCAGTCGCTGGCGGTGCTACGAGAACGTCCGCGAGAACACCTGCTTTCTGGACATCGAGACGACCGGTCTCGACGCGAGCCGTAACGACGTCACGACCGTCAGCGTCCACCGCGGCGGCGAGACGAAGACCTTCGTCCAGGGGCGGGACCTGACGGGGCAACGGCTCGAGGACGAACTCGAAACGTCCTCGCTGCTCGTGACGTTCAACGGCCAGCGCTTCGACGTGCCGTTCCTCGAGACCTGCTACGACATCGATGTGATGACGCCACACGTCGATCTCATGTACCCCTGCAAGAAGATCGGGCTCGACGGCGGACTGAAGGCCATCGAGAAGGATCTCGGAATCGATCGAGACATGCCGGATCTCTCCGGGCGCGACGCCGTTCGGCTCTGGCACGAGTACGAACGCGGCGACGAGGCGGCACTCGAGACGCTCGTCGAGTACAACCGTGCGGACACGAAGAACATGGAACCGCTGATGGAGATCGTCACGGATCGGCTTCACGAGACCGTCTTCGAAGCGGCCTGTGCAGGCGAGTGA
- a CDS encoding DUF7547 family protein, translating into MADHDDELEDAVRELTRTIDDLRAELESTQRRPRLRPPAPRPPTPRDLLRFADEIAIPAAIAVLETSVRALEGFQRALELTRTEREVRDRTTEAADSAGERANALRRTTLSQLDTVLAQLQRATTTESDTSNEQLDELLARARALREDVDSRLRDVDDGLERTDSSTDAIRIDIDDGDIDGAGSVDENDESTRDDPGSRVDVDAELETLKDQYGSEKADSSDADRAKEDEHAAGESDADDGDDDSTGSDEDDASDSERSDSYGDDAEENSAGDDPDANGGGTDSDSDS; encoded by the coding sequence ATGGCCGATCACGACGACGAACTCGAAGACGCCGTCCGCGAGCTCACACGGACGATTGACGACCTCCGGGCGGAACTCGAGTCCACGCAGCGCCGTCCCCGACTCCGGCCGCCGGCACCGCGACCGCCGACGCCGCGGGACCTCCTCCGTTTTGCCGACGAGATCGCCATCCCCGCCGCGATCGCGGTCCTCGAGACCAGCGTGCGGGCGCTCGAGGGGTTCCAGCGGGCGCTCGAACTCACCCGCACCGAACGGGAGGTTCGCGACCGAACCACGGAGGCCGCGGACAGCGCCGGCGAACGGGCGAACGCGTTGCGCCGGACGACGCTCTCACAGCTCGATACCGTATTAGCCCAGCTTCAGCGAGCGACGACCACAGAATCCGATACGTCGAACGAGCAACTCGACGAACTGCTCGCGCGGGCCCGCGCCCTACGGGAGGACGTCGACAGCCGACTTCGGGACGTGGACGACGGCCTCGAGCGAACCGACTCCTCGACGGACGCGATTCGGATCGACATTGACGACGGCGACATCGACGGCGCCGGGAGTGTAGACGAAAACGACGAGTCGACGCGGGACGACCCGGGTTCGCGCGTCGACGTCGACGCCGAACTCGAGACGCTGAAAGATCAGTACGGCTCTGAGAAAGCGGACTCGAGCGATGCGGACCGCGCCAAGGAGGACGAACACGCTGCCGGCGAATCCGATGCTGACGATGGCGACGACGATTCTACCGGGAGCGACGAAGACGACGCGAGCGATTCAGAACGGTCCGATTCTTACGGGGACGATGCTGAGGAGAACAGTGCTGGCGATGATCCCGATGCAAACGGTGGCGGAACCGACAGCGATTCCGACTCGTAG
- a CDS encoding PhlB family protein produces the protein MTMEATRYEDGSISYPGHPRGPGGSEPVETIDLSEYSAEVITWTTSMATPPGVREPNTLAIVEFDIEGESVRAIGQATTDEIETGDEVEPVYVDELREPGAGIREPESQDWDGYRFEPV, from the coding sequence ATGACGATGGAAGCCACGCGATACGAGGACGGTTCGATCAGCTACCCCGGTCACCCGCGCGGACCCGGCGGCTCCGAGCCGGTGGAGACGATCGATCTCAGCGAGTACAGCGCCGAAGTAATCACCTGGACGACGAGCATGGCGACGCCGCCGGGCGTCCGGGAACCGAACACGCTCGCGATCGTCGAGTTCGATATAGAAGGGGAATCGGTCCGCGCGATCGGACAGGCCACGACCGACGAGATCGAAACTGGCGACGAGGTCGAACCGGTGTACGTCGACGAACTGCGCGAACCTGGGGCCGGCATCCGCGAGCCGGAGAGCCAAGACTGGGACGGGTATCGGTTCGAACCGGTCTGA
- a CDS encoding thiolase family protein, with translation MERVAIIGASMTQFGQREGEWVMDLLAEAGIDCLEDSGVDAADVEHLYVSNMASGEFEGQTGVPNALAHDLDAMPAYTQRVDQTSSSGGAGIYAAWQSVASGASDMTLLVGGEKMTHRTTGEATDVIASLTHPVEYKTGVTLPSFAGLTARHYLERFDAPRDSLAKVAVKNHKNGVDNPHAQFRKEIDEETALESPIVADPLRLYDFCPITDGSAALMLCPEDVAQEYTDNYVVVSGIDGATDTHVVHEREDPTVMGGVVESGKGAYEMSGYGPDDIDVAELHDMFTILEFLQMEGLGFAEQGEAWKLVEEGYTERDTGELPINTSGGLKSKGHPLGASGVAQAVEIYEQLVGEAGPRQVDADVGLCCNVGGFGNCVITTIMETGQ, from the coding sequence ATGGAACGTGTTGCAATCATCGGAGCCTCGATGACCCAGTTCGGGCAACGCGAGGGAGAGTGGGTGATGGATCTCCTCGCGGAGGCCGGGATCGACTGCCTCGAGGATTCGGGCGTCGACGCCGCGGACGTCGAGCACCTGTACGTCTCGAACATGGCCAGTGGCGAGTTCGAAGGACAGACGGGCGTACCGAACGCCCTGGCCCACGACCTCGACGCGATGCCGGCGTACACCCAGCGCGTCGACCAGACGAGTTCGTCCGGCGGGGCCGGCATCTACGCCGCCTGGCAGTCGGTCGCCAGCGGGGCCAGCGACATGACCCTGCTCGTCGGCGGCGAGAAGATGACCCACCGGACCACCGGCGAAGCAACGGATGTCATCGCGTCGCTGACCCACCCGGTCGAGTACAAAACGGGCGTCACGCTCCCTTCCTTTGCGGGGCTGACGGCGCGTCACTACTTAGAGCGCTTCGACGCGCCCCGGGACAGTCTCGCGAAGGTCGCCGTCAAGAACCACAAGAACGGCGTGGACAACCCCCACGCGCAGTTCCGGAAGGAAATCGACGAGGAGACCGCACTGGAGTCGCCGATCGTCGCCGACCCGCTGCGGCTGTACGACTTCTGTCCGATCACAGACGGCTCGGCGGCGTTGATGCTCTGTCCCGAGGACGTGGCTCAGGAGTACACCGACAACTACGTCGTCGTCTCGGGCATCGACGGCGCGACGGATACGCACGTCGTCCACGAGCGCGAGGATCCGACCGTCATGGGCGGCGTCGTCGAGAGCGGGAAGGGGGCCTACGAAATGAGTGGCTACGGCCCCGACGACATCGACGTCGCGGAACTCCACGACATGTTCACCATCCTCGAGTTCCTACAGATGGAGGGACTCGGCTTCGCCGAGCAGGGCGAGGCGTGGAAGTTAGTCGAGGAGGGGTATACGGAGCGAGATACGGGAGAACTGCCGATCAACACCTCCGGCGGGCTCAAGTCGAAGGGGCACCCGCTCGGTGCCAGCGGCGTCGCACAGGCGGTCGAAATCTACGAGCAGCTGGTCGGTGAGGCCGGGCCGCGACAGGTCGACGCGGACGTCGGGCTCTGCTGTAACGTCGGCGGGTTCGGGAACTGCGTTATCACGACTATCATGGAGACAGGACAATGA
- the hflX gene encoding GTPase HflX has translation MNAIIAKRVDSGTPDTSEIRDLAAAAGYTVVGEVTQSRRADAALQLGEGKAEELAEVAVATEATTVIFDNRLGPYQTYNLGQLLPDGVEVIDRFTLILEIFGQRAQTRKAQLQVELAELRYELPRAEAKTSLAKRDEHPGFMGLGEYDESRERDIKAQISRIKDELEQIEQTEEQRRERRRDSGFDLVALAGYTNAGKSTLLRQLADDLTVEENEDLHPDLDATAESQDKLFTTLGTTTRRASIEPRDVLVTDTVGFISDLPHWLVESFKSTLDSVYRADLVLLVVDISEPIDEIHEKLVTCHDTLYERNEAPIVTVLNKIDTVDDDELAEKREALSSLAPNPVTVSGMEGTNVEELLERIDRELPEWEEERLLLPMTDDTMSVVSWIHDNANVDDVTYGDEDVVVSFEARPAIIEQARSRATELRATAAESA, from the coding sequence ATGAACGCCATCATCGCCAAACGCGTCGACTCCGGAACGCCCGACACGAGTGAGATCCGCGACCTCGCCGCAGCGGCGGGGTACACCGTCGTCGGAGAGGTCACCCAGTCGCGGCGGGCCGACGCGGCCCTCCAGCTCGGCGAGGGGAAAGCCGAGGAGTTGGCCGAGGTCGCTGTCGCCACGGAAGCGACGACCGTCATCTTCGACAACCGACTCGGGCCCTACCAGACGTACAACCTCGGCCAGCTGCTGCCCGACGGTGTCGAGGTCATCGATCGGTTCACCCTAATCCTCGAGATCTTCGGCCAGCGCGCCCAGACGCGCAAGGCCCAGTTGCAGGTCGAACTGGCCGAACTCAGGTACGAACTACCCCGCGCCGAGGCCAAAACCAGCCTCGCCAAGCGCGACGAACATCCCGGCTTCATGGGGCTGGGAGAGTACGACGAGAGCCGCGAACGGGACATCAAAGCCCAGATCAGCCGGATCAAAGACGAACTCGAGCAGATCGAGCAGACTGAGGAGCAACGCCGAGAGCGCCGCCGGGACTCCGGATTCGATCTGGTCGCGCTCGCGGGCTACACGAACGCCGGCAAGTCGACGCTGCTGCGACAGCTGGCCGACGACCTCACCGTCGAGGAGAACGAGGACCTCCACCCCGATCTCGACGCGACGGCCGAGTCCCAGGACAAGCTGTTCACGACGCTCGGGACGACGACCCGACGCGCGTCCATCGAACCACGGGACGTGCTGGTGACCGACACGGTCGGGTTCATCAGCGACCTCCCCCACTGGCTCGTCGAGTCGTTCAAGTCGACGCTGGACTCGGTCTACCGGGCCGATCTCGTGTTGCTCGTCGTCGACATCAGCGAACCGATCGATGAGATCCACGAGAAGCTCGTCACCTGCCACGACACCCTCTACGAGCGCAACGAGGCGCCGATCGTCACGGTGTTGAACAAGATCGATACAGTCGACGACGACGAACTCGCGGAGAAACGCGAGGCCCTTTCGTCGCTCGCGCCGAACCCGGTCACCGTCAGCGGCATGGAGGGGACGAACGTCGAGGAGCTGCTCGAGCGGATCGACCGCGAACTTCCGGAATGGGAGGAAGAACGCCTTCTCCTGCCGATGACCGACGACACGATGAGCGTGGTCTCGTGGATCCACGACAACGCGAACGTCGACGACGTTACCTACGGCGACGAGGATGTCGTCGTCTCCTTCGAGGCCCGGCCTGCGATCATCGAACAGGCCCGCTCGCGCGCGACGGAGTTGCGGGCGACCGCCGCCGAATCCGCGTAG
- a CDS encoding FUN14 domain-containing protein, translating to MIDVDPTTLGLEFGGGAVIGAVLGFATKQVATLLALVIGVQLMAFRYLESQEIVTVDWSRLTAGLLETQEHAQNEIHWLESVLSMVSVGAGFTSGFLIGYHRG from the coding sequence ATGATAGACGTCGATCCGACGACCCTCGGTCTCGAGTTTGGGGGTGGAGCGGTCATCGGGGCAGTACTGGGATTCGCCACGAAGCAGGTCGCGACGCTCCTCGCCCTCGTCATCGGTGTCCAACTGATGGCGTTTCGCTACCTCGAGTCACAGGAGATCGTGACCGTCGACTGGAGCCGTCTCACGGCCGGCCTCCTCGAGACGCAGGAACATGCACAGAACGAGATTCACTGGCTCGAGTCGGTGCTCTCGATGGTCTCGGTCGGTGCGGGCTTTACCAGCGGCTTCCTGATCGGCTACCACCGGGGCTAG
- a CDS encoding ribosome assembly factor SBDS: MISLDEAVTARLESHGARFEVLVDPDAALSIKRDEFDGDLEEVIAAEDVFEDASRGDRPAEEDLEKVFETTDPLEIIPDVIKQGEIQITADQRREMQEQKRRQLIDTITRNAVNPQMDNAPHPPDRIENALEEAGFTVDPMEPVEQQVDDALDALRPVIPIRFEEVTIAAQIPAEYAGSAQAKVRQFGDLEREEWQPDGSWIGVVTFPAGMQNDFFDVVNEHSSGKAETEIIKDKDDLKTR; encoded by the coding sequence ATGATATCGCTCGACGAGGCGGTGACGGCGCGACTCGAGTCACACGGGGCGCGCTTTGAAGTGCTCGTAGACCCGGATGCGGCGCTTTCAATCAAACGCGACGAGTTCGACGGCGACCTAGAGGAGGTCATCGCCGCCGAAGACGTCTTCGAGGATGCCTCGCGCGGCGACCGCCCCGCCGAGGAGGACCTCGAGAAGGTCTTCGAGACGACGGACCCGCTCGAGATCATCCCGGACGTGATCAAGCAGGGAGAGATTCAGATCACGGCCGACCAGCGCCGTGAGATGCAAGAGCAAAAACGCAGACAGTTGATCGACACCATCACGCGCAACGCGGTTAACCCGCAGATGGACAACGCGCCCCATCCGCCGGATCGTATCGAGAACGCACTCGAGGAGGCCGGCTTCACCGTCGATCCGATGGAACCGGTCGAACAGCAGGTCGACGACGCGCTGGACGCGCTGCGGCCCGTAATTCCGATTCGGTTCGAAGAGGTGACGATCGCAGCCCAGATTCCCGCCGAATACGCCGGCAGCGCGCAGGCGAAGGTCCGTCAGTTCGGTGACTTAGAGCGCGAGGAGTGGCAGCCCGACGGCTCCTGGATCGGCGTCGTGACCTTCCCCGCGGGAATGCAAAACGACTTCTTCGACGTTGTCAACGAACACTCGAGCGGAAAGGCGGAGACGGAGATCATCAAGGATAAGGACGATTTGAAGACGCGATAG